In the genome of Megalops cyprinoides isolate fMegCyp1 chromosome 7, fMegCyp1.pri, whole genome shotgun sequence, one region contains:
- the chd5 gene encoding chromodomain-helicase-DNA-binding protein 5 has product MPGSLSNEDEAQDDMDFEDEIPDEEEEDEAEAAPLPPLDRFFPEEDSLKQQKKKKACKLKEGKLPKVKKRKKQLASPLQVGSSDLEEASEREEEQREKSESESSNYTSMKKKKKKPKEKKEKKTKRRKKDEEEDDDDDGALKEPKTSGQLMQEWGLEDVDYSFSEEDYHTLTNYKAFSQFLRPLIAKKNPKIPMSKMMTVLGAKWREFSANNPFKGTSATAVAAAVAAAVETVTVSSPISVSSTQQSSHLGPIRKAKTKEGKGPGARRKTKSVKETKKKGKGKKTKPKMAQSGKRKKASSSEEDNLEESDWDDVSIHSASVRSDASGAPKKTSRRGRKKKKREDGDGYETDHQDYCEVCQQGGEIILCDTCPRAYHLVCLEPELEKAPEGKWSCPHCEKEGIQWEAKDDDEEEEVGVQEEDDHMEFCRVCKDGGELLCCDTCPSSYHIHCLNPPLPEIPNGEWLCPRCTCPPLKGKVQRILHWIWGDPPLPPEAPPSADGDPAALPLKPPLKGHPERELFVKWAGLSYWHCSWVTELQLELYHSVMYRNYQRKNDMDEPPPYDYGSGDEELKSEKRKSKDPQYAVMEERFYRYGIKPEWMVIHRILNHSFDKKGDVHYLIKWRDLPYDQCTWEVDDFDIPDYDNFKQAYWDHREQVLGEDIRPLVVRKGKRSKEGEKREKPPDTPIVDPTIKFDKQPWYIDATGGTLHPYQLEGLNWLRFSWAQGTDTILADEMGLGKTVQTIVFLYSLYKEGHSKGPFLVSAPLSTIINWEREFEMWAPEFYVVTYTGDKDSRAVIRENELTFEDSNMKTGRKVFRMKKDTPIKFHVLLTSYELITIDQAILGSIDWACLVVDEAHRLKNNQSKFFRILNGYKIYYKLLLTGTPLQNNLEELFHLLNFLTPERFNNLEGFLEEFADISKEDQIKKLHDLLGPHMLRRLKADVFKNMPAKTELIVRVELSPMQKKYYKFILTRNFEALNSKGGGNQVSLLNIMMDLKKCCNHPYLFPVAAVEAPMLPNGSYDGNLLVKSSGKLTLLQKMLKKLKDEGHRVLIFSQMTKMLDLLEDFLEYEGYKYERIDGGITGGLRQEAIDRFNAPGAQQFCFLLSTRAGGLGINLATADTVIIYDSDWNPHNDIQAFSRAHRIGQNKKVMIYRFVTRASVEERITQVAKRKMMLTHLVVRPGLGSKTGSMSKQELDDILKFGTEELFKDDVEGARANGDTKDGEDSSVIHYDDNAIAKLLDRSQDATDDTEIQNMNEYLSSFKVAQYVVREEDGEEEVQREIIKQEENVDPDYWEKLLRHHYEQQQEDLARNLGKGKRIRKQVNYNDTSQEDQEWQDDLSDNQSEYSVGSEDEDEDFEERPEGGRRQSRRQLRSDRDKPLPPLLARVGGNIEVLGFNARQRKAFLNAIMRWGMPPQDAFNSHWLVRDLRGKSEKEFRAYVSLFMRHLCEPGADGAETFADGVPREGLSRQHVLTRIGVMSLVRKKVQEFELVNGKYSNPGVVPEGVDLKKLESLSSDPNTPVPASPAVTQPGTPVPPDKIDSVSGPSEEKEPADQESKKPSEPEVPTSMESSPVAEKPPESEEPKDGGPEERPAEECERTETPSEPTAPKGEPSGESEKAPEKEERTPTPVKTDDKEPNPVAAEETKSEDTADSQLNGDKEGRDEVEDGRKDDKNSSKMKFMFNIADGGFTELHTLWQNEERAAVSSGKMYDIWHRRHDYWLLAGIVTHGYARWQDIQNDPRYTILNEPFKSEMHKGNYLEMKNKFLARRFKLLEQALVIEEQLRRAAYLNMSQDPSHPAMALNARFAEVECLAESHQHLSKESLAGNKPANAVLHKVLNQLEELLSDMKADVTRLPSMLSRIPPVAARLQMSERSILSRLTNRGNEPPPPPQQPFPQGSFGCSQMYSSSFGSSFRGPGGGGIVNYNQMPLGPYISVSTNGPPPPSSHLDMKSSDPLKDITVSDMKTGKASDVICIED; this is encoded by the exons cttGCGTCTCCTTTGCAGGTGGGTTCGAGCGATCTGGAGGAAGcctctgagagggaggaggagcagcGGGAGAAGTCGGAAAGCGAGAGCAGCAACTACACCTccatgaagaagaagaagaagaaacccaaggagaagaaagagaagaaaaccaAACGGAGGAAGAAggatgaggaagaagatgaCGATGATGACGGGGCCTTGAAG GAGCCCAAGACATCTGGCCAGCTGATGCAGGAGTGGGGTCTGGAGGATGTCGACTACTCCTTCTCCGAAGAGGACTATCACACCCTGACCAACTACAAGGCCTTCAGCCAGTTCCTCAG GCCCCTCATTGCCAAGAAGAACCCCAAGATCCCCATGTCAAAGATGATGACAGTCCTCGGTGCCAAGTGGCGAGAGTTCAGTGCCAACAACCCTTTCAAGGGCACCTCGGCTACCGCCGTCGCCGCAGCTGTGGCCGCTGCCGTGGAAACGGTCACCGTGTCCTCGCCCATCTCTgtcagcagcacacagcagtccTCTCACCTCGGGCCAATCAGAAAAGCCAAAACCAAAGAAGGGAAGG GACCAGGGGCAAGGAGGAAAACTAAGAGCGTGAAGGAGACcaagaaaaagggaaaaggcaAGAAGACCAAACCCAAGATGGCACAGAGCGGGAAACGGAAAAAAGCATCTTCG agcGAGGAGGATAATCTGGAGGAGTCCGACTGGGACGATGTCAGCATCCACAGCGCCTCTGTGCGCTCCGACGCCTCGGGGGCCCCCAAAAAGACCAGCCGCCGCGGCcgcaagaagaagaaaa GAGAGGACGGGGACGGCTACGAGACGGACCATCAGGACTACTGCGAGGTGTGCCAGCAGGGCGGCGAGATCATCCTGTGTGACACCTGCCCCCGGGCCTACCACCTGGTGTGCCTGGAGCCCGAGCTGGAGAAGGCCCCCGAGGGCAAGTGGAGCTGCCCCCACTGC gagaaggaggggatTCAGTGGGAGGCcaaagatgatgatgaggaggaggaggttggagTCCAGGAGGAAGACGATCACATGGAGTTCTGCAGAGTGTGCAAAGATGGAGGAGAGCTGCTCTGCTGTGACACCTGCCCTTCCTCCTACCACATCCACTGCCTGAACCCGCCCCTGCCTGAGATACCCAATGGAGAGTGGCTGTGCCCGCGATGCACG TGTCCACCTCTGAAAGGGAAAGTGCAGCGGATCCTTCACTGGATATGGGGCGACCCTCCGCTACCCCCTGAGGCACCTCCCAGTGCTGATGGGGATCCAGCGGCACTGCCCCTCAAGCCCCCCCTGAAGGGGCACCCTGAGAGGGAGCTGTTTGTGAAGTGGGCTGGCCTCTCCTACTGGCACTGCTCATGGGTCACTGAGCTGCAG CTGGAGCTGTACCACTCGGTGATGTACCGCAACTATCAGCGCAAGAACGACATGGATGAGCCGCCGCCTTACGACTACGGCTCCGGAGATGAGGAGCTCAAGAGCgagaagaggaagagcaaaGACCCTCAGTACGCCGTGATGGAGGAGCGCTTTTACCGCTACGGCATCAAGCCTGAGTGGATGGTCATCCACAGGATCCTCAACCACAG TTTTGACAAGAAAGGTGATGTGCATTACCTTATTAAGTGGAGAGACCTGCCTTACGACCAGTGCACCTGGGAGGTGGATGACTTTGACATCCCGGACTATGACAACTTCAAGCAGGCCTACTGGGACCACAG GGAGCAAGTGCTGGGGGAGGACAtccgccccctggtggtgaggAAGGGGAAGCGATcgaaggagggagagaagcgAGAGAAGCCGCCTGACACGCCCATCGTGGAT CCGACCATCAAGTTTGACAAGCAGCCCTGGTACATCGATGCCACGGGGGGCACGCTACACCCCTACCAGCTGGAGGGGCTGAACTGGCTGCGCTTCTCCTGGGCACAGGGCACCGACACCATCCTGGCAGACGAGATGGGCCTGGGCAAGACCGTCCAGACCATCGTCTTCCTCTACTCCCTCTACAAGGAG GGCCACTCCAAGGGACCTTTTCTGGTGAGCGCCCCCCTGTCCACCATCATCAACTGGGAGAGGGAATTCGAGATGTGGGCACCCGAGTTCTACGTGGTGACCTACACTGGGGACAAGGACAGCCGTGCTGTGATCCGAGAGAATGAGCTGACCTTTGAGGACAGCAACATGAAGACTGGTCGCAAGGTGTTCCGCATGAAG AAGGACACGCCTATCAAGTTCCATGTGCTGCTGACCTCATACGAGCTGATCACCATTGACCAGGCCATCTTAGGCTCTATTGACTGGGCGTGTCTGGTGGTGGATGAGGCCCACAGACTGAAGAACAATCAATCAAAG TTTTTCAGGATCCTCAATGGCTATAAGATCTACTACAAACTGCTCCTGACGGGAACGCCTCTGCAGAACAACTTAGAGGAGCTGTTTCACCTTCTCAACTTCCTCACCCCAGAGCGCTTCAA TAATCTGGAGGGCTTCCTGGAGGAGTTTGCAGACATCTCCAAGGAGGACCAGATTAAAAAGCTCCACGACCTGCTGGGGCCGCACATGCTCAGAAGGCTGAAGGCCGACGTCTTCAAGAACATGCCGGCCAAGACGGAGCTGATCGTCCGAGTGGAGCTCAGCCCCATGCAGAA GAAGTACTACAAGTTCATCCTGACGCGGAATTTCGAGGCCCTGAACTCGAAGGGTGGGGGGAACCAGGTGTCCCTGCTCAACATCATGATGGACCTGAAGAAGTGCTGTAACCACCCATACCTGTTCCCCGTGGCGGCTGTG gAGGCACCTATGTTGCCCAATGGCTCCTATGATGGGAACCTCTTGGTAAAATCCTCAGGCAAACTGACTCTTCTGCAGAAGATGTTGAAAAAACTGAAGGACGAAGGACACAGAGTTCTTATCTTCTCTCag ATGACTAAAATGCTGGACCTGCTGGAGGACTTCCTGGAGTACGAGGGCTACAAATATGAGCGCATTGACGGGGGCATCACAGGGGGTCTGCGGCAGGAAGCCATCGACCGCTTCAATG CCCCGGGAGCTCAGCAGTTCTGCTTCCTGCTGTCCACTCGCGCTGGGGGACTGGGCATTAACCTGGCCACGGCCGACACCGTCATAATCTACGACTCCGACTGGAACCCACACAATGACATCCAG gcctTTAGCCGGGCCCATCGGATTGGCCAGAACAAGAAGGTGATGATCTACCGCTTTGTGACACGGGCCTCGGTGGAGGAGCGTATCACGCAGGTGGCCAAGCGCAAGATGATGCTGACCCACCTGGTGGTGCGGCCCGGGCTGGGCTCCAAGACGGGCTCCATGTCCAAACAGGAGCTGGACGACATCCTCAAGTTCGGCACTGAGGAGCTCTTCAAGGATGACGTAGAGGGCGCCCGTGCTAACG GTGACACGAAGGACGGAGAGGACAGCAGCGTGATCCACTACGATGACAATGCCATCGCCAAGCTGCTGGACCGCAGTCAGGACGCCACGGATGACACGGAGATCCAGAACATGAACGAGTACCTGAGCTCCTTCAAGGTGGCCCAGTACGTGGTGCGCGAGGAGGACGGAGAG GAGGAGGTGCAGCGGGAGATCATTAAGCAGGAGGAGAACGTGGACCCGGATTACTGGGAGAAGCTGCTCAGGCATCACTacgagcagcagcaggaggaccTGGCCCGTAACCTGGGCAAGGGCAAGCGCATCCGCAAGCAGGTCAACTACAACGACACCTCTCAGGAGGACCAAG AATGGCAGGATGACCTTTCAGACAATCAGTCCGAGTACTCCGTGGGGTCCGAGGATGAGGACGAAGACTTCGAAGAGAGGCCAGAAG GGGGACGCCGGCAGTCCCGCAGACAGCTGCGAAGCGACCGCGAcaaacccctcccacccctgctGGCACGTGTGGGCGGCAACATCGAG gtgCTGGGGTTCAACGCCCGCCAGCGGAAGGCCTTCCTCAACGCTATCATGCGCTGGGGCATGCCCCCTCAGGATGCTTTCAACTCCCACTGGCTGGTGAGAGACCTGCGGGGCAAGAGCGAAAAGGAGTTCAG GGCCTACGTGTCCCTCTTCATGCGACACCTGTGTGAGCCTGGAGCGGACGGAGCCGAGACTTTCGCCGACGGAGTCCCAAGAGAGGGACTGTCCCGCCAGCATGTCCTCACCAGGATCGGAGTCATGTCGCTCGTCCGAAAGAAG GTGCAGGAGTTTGAGCTTGTTAATGGGAAGTACAGCAACCCAGGCGTGGTCCCTGAGGGGGTGGACTTGAAAAAGCTGGAGAGTTTGTCCTCTGACCCCAACACCCCTGTACCGGCTAGCCCTGCGGTCACTCAACCTGGGACCCCAGTTCCCCCAG ACAAGATTGATTCAGTCTCTGGGCCCTCAGAGGAGAAAGAACCAGCAGACCAAGAGAGCAAGAAGCCCTCTGAGCCGGAG GTCCCCACCAGCATGGAGTCGTCCCCTGTGGCTGAAAAGCCCCCAGAGAGTGAGGAGCCGAAGGATGGTGGCCCTGAGGAGAGGCCAGCCGAAGAGTGCGAGAGGACAGAGACGCCCAGCGAGCCAACAGCACCCAAAG GGGAACCCAGTGGAGAGTCAGAGAAAGCCccagagaaggaggagagaactCCCACCCCTGTGAAAACAGACGACAAGGAGCCCAATCCAG TTGCCGCCGAGGAGACAAAGAGCGAGGATACGGCAGACAGCCAGCTGAACGGAGATAAAGAGGGACGAGACGAGGTGGAGGATGGCAGGAAGGACGACAAGAACAGCAGCAAGATGAAGTTCATGTTCAACATCGCAGACGGGGGCTTCACGG AGCTGCACACTCTGTGGCAGAACGAGGAGCGAGCTGCCGTGTCCTCGGGGAAGATGTACGACATCTGGCACCGTCGCCACGACTACTGGCTCCTGGCTGGCATCGTTAC CCATGGCTATGCCCGCTGGCAGGACATCCAGAATGACCCTCGTTACACCATCCTCAACGAGCCCTTCAAGAGTGAGATGCACAAGGGAAACTACCTGGAGATGAAGAACAAGTTCTTGGCACGCCGCTTCAAG TTGTTAGAGCAGGCCCTGGTGATAGAGGAGCAGTTGAGAAGGGCAGCTTATCTGAACATGAGTCAGGACCCGAGCCATCCAGCCATGGCCCTCAACGCCCGCTTTGCCGAGGTGGAGTGCCTGGCCGAGTCCCACCAGCACCTCTCCAAAGAGTCTCTGGCTGGGAACAAGCCTGCCAACGCAGTGCTGCATAAAG TGCTGaaccagctggaggagctgttgAGCGACATGAAGGCGGACGTGACGCGGCTGCCCTCCATGCTGTCGCGGATCCCGCCCGTGGCGGCGCGCCTGCAGATGTCCGAGCGGAGCATCCTGAGCCGGCTCACCAACCGCGGCAACGAGCCGCCACCCCCGCCCCAGCAG CCTTTCCCCCAGGGGTCATTTGGCTGTTCTCAgatgtacagcagcagttttggGAGCAGCTTCCGAGGGCCAGGAGGTGGAGGAATTGTCAACTACAACCAGATGCCCCTGGGACCCTACATCAGCG TCTCCACAAACggaccccctcccccatccagCCACCTGGACATGAAGTCCAGCGACCCCCTGAAGGACATCACTGTCTCTGACATGAAGACTGGAAAGGCCAGCGATGTCATCTGCATTGAGGATTAG